Proteins co-encoded in one Chroicocephalus ridibundus chromosome 6, bChrRid1.1, whole genome shotgun sequence genomic window:
- the TRIM42 gene encoding LOW QUALITY PROTEIN: tripartite motif-containing protein 42 (The sequence of the model RefSeq protein was modified relative to this genomic sequence to represent the inferred CDS: inserted 5 bases in 3 codons; deleted 5 bases in 4 codons; substituted 5 bases at 5 genomic stop codons) has protein sequence MQLMKRERDENGHLCSTWQCCSNCHYLTCPSRKXLYWHFLFASEPNCSCFPHPYEDKPCPCCHCSCAEHANCWRCCCSCLNDPGCKCCCCGGENSACQYYESKCCRSSAHEPHQSRTPGTCSVNTVLRFRTRNNASVLTPERKVSRHTFRDQFACPLCKQLFLHPLMVPHNHXCEKCVTKSKTKAEVTEDLXVIVCPVCSKAHCLPNINKIQLKYMRRHSFLRWRFDHSERPVYFETCRERKVASKRCRTRGINNCNECLHLNHSKNGAQDHIFTKAHTEDHEWHCLLHSNSDLSEYCLDDHEPTCGFCRNSLHNDHENISLAVACSRXAASLFDTIAKFRKVHTGVDNDLMEVILLKKIFETFKDTKRKEIRNGFLKLRMVLQELEKKMMELLENVELKKQKEISEYLNDTSNQLSHTDGLIQYSKQALKEESQVFLQSAHRLVKEIENATPSIFQSSPHVREDPXRKLQLSFDELFSTLQGLVPSLSGIKQTESKAEKYLYSFNPEIMVPRHSSTQKSKQATSFRSTYLNSVFDLGVLPKDIVRXPSSNPPHHPTQSNEVCVYQDSACENARKERKYQVFNFSSLEPIDNESVPVLELVVIYQTAVYLRPAEIYWTCPTEHVDFFEVEFYEVARIGPGNIVQTQLADQLSKIQLXNLEVHNLDPNTEYLFKVHAVNASCXEEWSEICKIIASEEYGKIRDVGEAEEYSGRSAYTV, from the exons ATGCAATTAATGAAGAGGGAG AGGGATGAAAATGGGCATCTCTGTTCGACCTGGCAGTGCTGCTCAAACTGCCATTACCTGACTTGCCCAAGCAGAAA CTTGTATTGGCACTTCTTGTTTGCCAGTGAGCCGAACTGCAGCTGTTTCCCACATCCATATGAAGACAAACCTTGCCCATGCTGCCATTGCTCATGCGCAGAGCATGCAAATTGCTGGCGGTGCTGCTGCTCTTGTTTAAATGACCCAGGctgcaaatgctgctgctgcGGTGGAGAGAACTCAGCATGTCAGTATTACGAAAGCAAGTGCTGCAGAAGCTCTGCCCATGAACCACATCAGTCAAGAACACCAGGAACCTGTTCAGTAA ATACCGTGTTAAGATTTAGAACTAGAAATAATGCATCTGTCCTTACACCAGAAAGGAAGGTCTCCAGACACACTTTCCGTGACCAGTTTGCCTGTCCACTGTGTAAGCAATTGTTTCTCCACCCACTTATGGTGCCGCACAATCA TTGTGAGAAGTGCGTAACTAAAAGCAAGACCAAAGCTGAAGTAACTGAAGACT ACGTCATTGTATGCCCAGTGTGTAGCAAAGCACATTGCCTC CCTAACATAaacaaaattcagctgaaataTATGCGCAGACACAGCTTTCTGAGGTGGAGATTTGACCACAGTGAAAGACCAGTCTACTTTGAAACTTGCAGGGAGAGAAAAGTGGCAAGCAAAAGATGTAGAACACGTGGAATAAATAATTGTAATGAATGTCTGCATTTAAATCATAGCAAGAATGGTGCTCAAGACCACATTTTCACCAAAGCACATACAGAAGATCATGAGTGGCACTGCTTACTCCACAGCAACTCAGACCTATCTGAATACTGTCTGGATGACCACGAACCGACCTGTGGGTTCTGCAGGAACTCACTGCACAATGACCACGAGAATATTTCCTTGGCAGTTGCATGTTCAAGGTAGGCAGCTTCCCTCTTTGATACAATTGCAAAATTTAGAAAAG TTCATACTG GAGTTGATAATGATCTAATGGAAGTTATCCTGTTAAAAAAGATTTTCGAGACCTTTAAGGACACCAAAAGGAAGGAGATCAGAAATGGATTCTTAAAATTACGTATGGTTCTTCAAGAACtagaaaag aagatgatggaGTTGCTTGAAAATGTTgaacttaaaaaacagaaagaaatttcagaatACCTAAATGATACGTCCAATCAGCTATCACATACGGATGGCCTTATTCAATACTCTAAACAGGCTCTTAAGGAGGAAAGCCAAGTGTTTCTGCAATCTGCACACCGCTTagtgaaagaaatagaaaatgcgACTCCTTCCATTTTCCAATCTAGTCCACATGTAAGAGAAGATCCCTGAAGAAAACTTCAACTCAGCTTTGATGAACTTTTCTCCACTTTACAGGGACTTGTCCCATCCCTTAGTGGAATAAAGCAGAcagaaagtaaagcagaaaaatatctgtattctTTTAACCCAGAGATAATGGTTCCAAGGCATTCAAGTACTCAGAAATCCAAGCAAGCAACATCGTTCCGAAGCACATATTTAAATTCCGTGTTTGATTTAGGTGTTCTGCCTAAAGACATTGTCAGATGACCAAGCTCT AACCCTCCCCATCATCCTACACAGAGTAATGAAGTGTGTGTG TACCAGGATTCAGCTTgtgaaaatgcaagaaaagaaagaaaatatcaggTTTTTAACTTTTCAAGTCTAGAACCTATAGACAATGAATCCGTACCAGTCCTAGAACTTGTTGTTATATACCAGACTGCTGTTTACCTGAGGCCTGCTGAA ATTTACTGGACTTGTCCCACAGAACATGTGGATTTCTTTGAGGTAGAGTTTTATGAAGTTGCTCGTATTGGTCCTGGTAACATTGTCCAGACACAACTAGCTGACCAGCTAAGCAAAATACAGCTGTAGAACCTTGAGGTACATAATCTGGATCCAAATACAGAATATCTTTTTAAAGTCCATGCTGTCAATGCAAGTTGTTAAGAAGAATGGAGTGAGATCTGTAAG ATAATTGCTTCAGAGGAATATGGGAAAATCAGAGACgtgggagaagcagaagagtaTTCAGGGCGTTCTGCATACACCGTATAG